A single genomic interval of Xiphophorus couchianus chromosome 2, X_couchianus-1.0, whole genome shotgun sequence harbors:
- the cdkn1bb gene encoding cyclin dependent kinase inhibitor 1Bb, with translation MKTGRSWLLEDSAVLGGKMSDVRLSNGSPTLERTEPRVTEHPKPPACRSLFGSVDHEELKRDFKGHMRELQEAASAKWGFDFASDKPLPNARFTWELVDPAQVPDFYARPPRREKGVCSGNNNVDLNGNHSCDSSMSDVLTECTEQCTGLRKRPCHDTTAQSKRSRSSPDEVSCPALSHSVEHTPRKSSPRRQT, from the exons atgaaaacCGGACGCTCCTGGCTGCTCGAAGATTCAGCTGTTTTAGGGGGTAAAATGTCTGACGTTCGACTTTCAAACGGAAGCCCGACGTTGGAACGGACGGAGCCCCGGGTTACGGAACACCCGAAGCCGCCAGCCTGCCGAAGCCTCTTCGGCTCGGTGGACCACGAAGAGTTGAAGAGGGATTTTAAGGGACATATGCGGGAGCTGCAGGAGGCTGCGTCCGCCAAGTGGGGCTTCGACTTTGCCAGTGACAAGCCGCTGCCTAACGCCAGGTTCACATGGGAACTAGTGGACCCCGCTCAGGTCCCGGATTTCTACGCGCGGCCCCCGCGGAGGGAGAAAGGCGTCTGCTCTGGGAATAACAATGTGGATCTAAACGGGAATCATAGCTGCGATTCGAGCATGTCGGACGTACTGACTGAGTGTACGGAGCAGTGCACCGGGCTGAGGAAGAGACCGTGTCACG ACACCACGGCGCAGAGTAAGAGGTCACGCAGCAGCCCAGATGAAGTTAGTTGTCCAGCGCTGAGCCACTCTGTTGAACACACACCCAGAAAGTCCAGTCCCAGGAGGCAAACGTGA
- the yars2 gene encoding tyrosine--tRNA ligase, mitochondrial, with product MAVSMLGFCCCVSRHASCSLLRRARLFLTPGSKFHRSAAAPGGLLLSLHKRGVLKDSFPENAAQDQLPRLLQSAPQTVYCGFDPTADSLHVGNLLAIIGLLHFRSAGHNVVALLGGATAQIGDPSGKTSERERLSADVVEENTRGIRESIQRIFINHEALFHDRSWPLGTVNVLNNRSWYKSRGVVDFLSETGRHFRMGTMLSRHSVQSRLRSADGMSLTEFTYQVFQAYDFYHLHQIYGCRIQLGGTDQLGNLMSGHEYIHKVKGEEVYGLTIPLVTSTTGDKLGKTAGNAVWLNRDKTSPFQLYQFFLRQPDASVERYLKLFTFLPLVEVETLMEQQREDPSKRLAHKRLAAEVTKLVHGKEGLESAKRCTNALYHSSIQALAQMSDEELQELFREAPFQEMLLEPGTTVLDVCRKASAIPDGPKGYRMISEGAVWINHKREDKPEQVLIPNIHILSNGLTLLRVGKKNFHIVKWLSL from the exons ATGGCGGTGTCCATGCTCGGGTTCTGCTGTTGTGTTTCGCGACACGCGTCCTGTAGCCTCCTGAGACGAGCGCGTCTCTTCCTCACACCCGGGTCTAAATTTCACCGCTCCGCCGCTGCGCCCGGCGGACTGCTCCTCTCGCTGCACAAGCGCGGTGTTCTGAAGGATTCTTTCCCAGAAAACGCGGCACAGGACCAGCTTCCCCGGCTGCTCCAGTCCGCTCCTCAGACTGTATACTGCGGCTTCGACCCCACGGCCGACAGCCTCCATGTGGGCAACCTGCTCGCCATTATCGGCCTGCTGCACTTCCGGAGCGCCGGGCACAACGTCGTCGCGCTGCTCGGAGGGGCCACGGCGCAAATCGGGGACCCGAGCGGGAAAACGAGCGAGCGCGAGCGGCTGTCCGCGGATGTGGTGGAGGAGAACACCCGCGGCATCCGGGAGAGCATTCAGAGGATTTTCATCAACCACGAGGCGCTTTTCCACGACCGCTCGTGGCCGCTGGGCACGGTGAACGTGCTGAACAACCGGAGCTGGTATAAGAGCCGGGGGGTGGTGGACTTTCTGTCCGAGACCGGCAGGCACTTCCGGATGGGGACCATGCTCAGCCGCCACAGCGTGCAGTCCCGGCTGAGGAGCGCAGACGGTATGAGCCTGACAGAGTTCACCTACCAGGTGTTCCAAGCTTATGACTTCTACCACCTCCACCAAATATACGGCTGCAGGATTCAGCTCGGAGGCACCGACCAGCTGGGCAATTTGATGTCCGGACATGAGTACATTCACAA agtaAAGGGTGAGGAGGTGTATGGCCTGACCATCCCGCTGGTGACCAGCACCACCGGTGACAAGCTGGGGAAAACCGCCGGCAACGCAGTGTGGCTCAACAGAGACAAGACGTCCCCCTTCCAGCTCTACCAGTTCTTCCTCCGACAGCCAGATGCCAGCGTGGAGCG atacttgaagctgtttacctTTTTGCCCCTGGTGGAGGTGGAGACGCTGATGGAGCAGCAGAGGGAGGATCCGAGCAAACGTCTCGCCCACAAACGACTGGCTGCAGAGGTGACCAAACTGGTGCACGGAAAGGAGGGCCTCGAGAGCGCCAAGAG ATGTACCAATGCGTTGTATCACAGCAGCATTCAGGCGCTGGCGCAAATGAGTGACGAGGAGCTTCAGGAACTCTTCAGGGAGGCTCCTTTCCAAGAAATGCTTTTGGAGCCGGGGACCACGGTGCTAGACGTCTGCCGTAAGGCCAGCGCCATCCCTGATGGGCCTAAGGG GTATCGGATGATTTCAGAAGGAGCCGTATGGATCAACCACAAAAGGGAAGACAAACCAGAGCAGGTCCTCATCCCCAACATCCACATACTGTCTAATGGACTCACCCTGCTCAGAGTGGGCAAGAAAAACTTTCACATCGTCAAGTGGCTCAGCCTCTGA